In Sesamum indicum cultivar Zhongzhi No. 13 linkage group LG1, S_indicum_v1.0, whole genome shotgun sequence, the sequence GAGTATTAGAGTAGTAGAGCTAAAAAGGTAAACCTATGCGATTTGCATATGGGAGAGATACGCTACTAATAATGTGTGCAATggaataaaataactaaccaAGACCTCACTTGGAACAGAAACCATTCTTGGAGCTTCTCTTATATACTCTTCCATGGTCACTAGAAAGGACTGGGGAGGCTGgggaacaagaaaatatttgaatatatatggaTATGTCATCTGGAGCTCCAAAACAATTAGAGATAGAAGACCAAATCTTATACAGACTGCTTACCTCTCTCAAGACAGGGAACTGGAAATTTCTGGCAAGTTCAAGTCCTTTACAGACTTCATAGAAATCAGAAAGACCATCAGCCTGTGATAAGAACAAACAATTATGATGACGCACTGGAAAGCACTTGAAAGTCCATTAAAGTTTTATCAAGTAATGGCTCCAGAAAACATAAGAGGCCTAAATGGAAAAAAGCTAATATTGAGTTTTGAAGAGCAAGAAAACCTACCTGCTGTCCAGCTCTTTTATAGATATCTAGGGCTTTAATGGCTTCATGTCTTGGCATCTCAAAAAACTGAATGCAAAATCAGGAAAGGCAAaggacaattttttaatatgattaagCAAATAGACATGCATTGATCAAGAAATATAGACCATTGGGAGTATATTGATATCACCTTGTCAACAAGATTGATTATTCCATCATTTATGgcacaatatattttaaagctcTCTTTGAGTACCTAAAATTCACAAATTGAGCCAGAAGAATAAGCCATCCTTAAAAACATTTTAAACCAACTGTGCTatagagaaaatgaaaatataaagggCCTTCCTTTCTCTGCCTCCAGCCTATCCTTCTCCATCCCTCACCAATGCATTCCATTTTGTCTCAAATTTACTGTTTACCCTTTACTTGTAAAGATTACAGATTTTCAGGTAAAACCACATCCATGCAGACACAATTTTGGTGATGGAAGGTGAAGAGAGAGATGCATACCAAGGCGAGAGCATACTGAATCATGTAATTGCCCACAGCTGCTCCTTCAGGCTGTTCGCAGTAATAGCCAGTCATGCAGTATTCACTTATTATTGTTACTTAGAAAATCAGAAATTACAACACGGTGAAAAGGACAGAAACTGAGAAATGGTTATTCCAAATGATATGATAGTCGTTAAGGTTCAGAGAGTACCTGACAACCAACAAGACGATATAGCAGTTGCTGCAAAGCAGGCAACTGATCTAAAAGTTCTTCACCCATCAAGTCTCTTGTTCTACTGTAACCctgaaaacaaaataatgaaaCAAGAGATACCTCTCAGTTTATATGTTATAAACAATGATGTGCAATTGAGGTACAGCTTTTTAAAAGCAGGCATTCGCTTTCACATGAATTAGGCGTGACAATAATACCAACGTGAAATTCGCTGCTGATCATGTTAAAGGTACTCTCTAGGGTGGAATTCAAACTTACAGACCAGAATCCGTAGCCTAAGAGATCTTGTCATACATGTGAATGGGGGAAACAGATTGTTGGAGATCCATAAGTAACATCCAAATCCTAATGTTATCAAATTCTAAAGAGAACAAAATACTATTGATAGTCAAATAATTGGAGCTTCACTAACTAGAAATAATAGAGACAACTTTCTTTCAGGTAATTCTTATTGATGAATAGGTTCAACTTAAACAATCTAGTGtgatcttgtaattttttattacacatTGCGTGTAAAAAAGAATGGACCCACAGTTTACTGGGATGAGGAAATATTTACACATaccataaaaacaaaaaaaaataccttaTCTTGGCCTTGTGCTGGTCTAGGAAGGCGCTCGGCTTCAATGTCATACTTAAGTACCCTAAAGCATTCTAGTCGTTCTTCCAAGAAGAGGCCATATGCTCTTACCCAGGCAGAGCAATCCCAAGCTGCAAAAGAGAGGAAAATATGCATTATGGAAGGTCTAACAGCACAGCATTTTCTTGCTTTACTCCTCATTCATTCAAGGCTTCAGcgttattttattgaataagtCAAGAGGCACAGGGTGCTAGAGTTAAGAGCATAAACTACAAGCGACAGCTACTTACCAATGGGACTTGAATCATCCTTGAAATTAGACATTTGGAGGACACGACCCCTCTGTTGGAAATTTAAGAGTTCCTCTCTGAATACTGGATCACCTTCTCTCAATGTTCTATGGATAACTATTAATGTCTTTAAAGCAACCTTTCAAGAAATGGAAGAGGGGAACCGTGGATAGATAATATTAAGTCCTTTGCTAGACTAACCTGATACAAGAAGGAACAACAAACACATAACAAAAGATTGATGTGAAGCCAATCAGGATTCATACCGTCCAATTGTGTGTCTTTGCCAGTCGTCTAGCAAGTGCATGTATGCAGTATGCAACATCAGCCCGAGGCCGTATTGCAGATGTGGCAACCATAATTTCTGCAAGAACCATCcaaatactaataatattgATGCCAGTGTCTGCATACTAGAACTcgtttatataaaattttcagtaaATCTCAAAGCTCCTAAGAGCAAAGGCTCGTGctttttacattttgtaatgaaaaaaTGGAAACTGAAACTGCGCATAGTTTCCAATGGGATAATAAAGAAAGAGGAATGGTCAGTAATTCTCCCAAAACCAAATACCAAAAACCATCTGCAGTTGTTCAACCATTTATCCTTCATAATAACAGAAGACTCAAGAAAGTCCATACCACAAACGAATGGATCTCACGATAAGAATAACtgacagaaaacaaaaagaaaaagctcaCTTCTGAGATGTCTGTCTTTGGGTGGATGCTCCACATGATTCGTAGCCTTGACGATCGCCACATCAACATCCTATTTTTAGAGCCGAAgacaaataatgaaaaagaaaaaaaatgaaaagccCACGAAAATACCATCATGTTTCACAGTTCAATTTGTTGATTGCCAATGATTAAAAGATGCACCTTGTGCTTGATTGCCACATTAAAACTGTCGCGCGACCACCCCAGTAGAGAAAAACTTAAGCAGATATTTTGATGATCAAANNNNNNNNNNNNNNNNNNNNNNNNNNNNNNNNNNNNNNNNNNNNNNNNNNNNNNNNNNNNNNNNNNNNNNNNNNNNNNNNNNNNNNNNNNNNNNNNNNNNNNNNNNNNNNNNNNNNNNNNNNNNNNNNNNNNGATCTGAGTTGACATGGGCAAGGCCGACTTTAGTGTGGTCTTTAAGAGCACCGTATGCTTTTCTCCATGTCTGAAGCGTCCCCATTTCCCTGCAGATCGCCTctgttttctcttcttttcttttatgaaaattaggaGTCTGTCTCACTGTGTGATTTACCCTTTCTTATGATTTTTCCTATGATTTCTTCGACtgttttttctctctctgtctctctctctctcctgcTATTCTGTTGCTCGAGAGAAACGAAGACTATTAAATGGATTGTTGCTGATGAATGAAAAGAAATGGGAAATGAGCGGAAGTATGACACTGTTCTGGTTAGTACTATTCGCTCGCTGTGTTTgtttctgcttcttttcttgtgtgaataattgaatgaaataaatattttcctaGGAGTTTTCGATGGCTCTGGTCGGATGATGATGACAAGTGACGACATGTAAACATAAGATGATGATTCTTTCTTCATTAAGAATAAAGTGTACATGTATTGTCAGTAGCAAGACTCTCATTACATACCAAACAATCTGGTTTGGTTATTACTTACTTTTCTTTTGCATAATCaaaatcttgattttgaaTATGAGCGTTGAATGATTGGCatttaatagttttatttgACTTTGAATTCAATGAATTGAACTTCTGGAAGAATTCTGTTTTGGATGGCTTTACATATTTCAACACATTCTCATTCATGGTGCAGAATCAAAAGTCAAAACACATTTAGAACACCACTTGTTCTGTATAGTATGAGgcaggaggaggaggaggaggaggaggagacgAGCATTTAGTGCTAACAGAACCAAGATTGAGACAAAAGCAGCAGCATCTTGATGCAAGGCAATATACACTATTCTTCATGAAATGAGATCCTCCAGAAATGGTATGTCAAAGGGCAGCTGTACCATCCCAGAAGCTACAGTAAATGCAAATATCCACACTGGTATCATCCATACAAACATACCCATCAGGATTTGCTTTCCTGCAAACCACAAATCAAATCCACCTCAGTTACTTTTGTTTCTAATGCAATTACAAGAACCAACTCAACTGCACCTcatgttttcttttgctgATTGTAATGAAAATCAAGACACTGCCTTTTCAAGAATGATTGGAATCACCTTAAACTTACATACAAAGGCTAATAATCTGCATAAAGCTTTCTGAATCAATCCCAGAAAAACAAGGATATAAAACTCCACCTCAGCTTAACACTTGAAACCAAGAAGGAAGCTACTACAGGCATATAGATACCAATTCAATCTCCCCATGCAATGAAACTTTTGCCAAAATGGCGTGTGTATCAACTTGGATTCAAATGGAGATCTTCAAATCAGAAACCCATTCACACATATGAAAGCCATATGAAAGGTTAAAAAGAAGATTACCAGCAGAACGAGAAGTCCGTTCCGTTCGTTCAATGAGCCATTCCCCAGTCTCCCTTAGCTTCTTCTCCACCGACCCTTCACTTTTCCCCACAGATTTCCTCAGCATATTATCAAACATACTCTCCTTCTCTTCTGCTTCACTGCAAATTGGGGACAGCCGCAGACAACACAACCaacaattttttcaagaaaccAAAATCATTATAAGTAAtctaaaacaaagaaaaagggaagaagaGTTTAATTCTGCCTTGAGaatcttgttctttgttctcaTAGAATTTAAATGAGAAGATAAAAACATTAGGGTTTTGCTTCTGCTTGCCTGTTGGTGTCCCTGTCCCGAAAAATGCCAGCACCAATTGCTCGTTCAATTTCCAAAACAGAAGGCTGCTGCGGCCCCTGTTTTTGGTAGACCTTTTCTTGAAGTTTTCTGCTATTTGCTTTTTGAAGCCGAATAGGTGGCTTGAGATTGGGATGAGGAGAAAGAGAAGGTGAAGAAGATTCATTAGGTTGAGCAGAAGAAGCCAGAATTTGAGGTTTGGCAATGGAGTGGCAGTTGAGGATAGCCATTATACTACTGATACGTACAACTGAAAGTACAAACAAAGCttccttttttattagttttttctcAAAGGTATTTAAAATTCTGATAAAGATAAAAAGAGGGCCACACCCACACCACAGCCATGAGTAAATATCTACGCCTGGCTACAAATCCAGTGATGGTGTTATTCCTGCTCAACTCCAGATATATGGTTCCAGTCCAGACCAAGTCAACTAATATAGTAAAGCAAGAGATGAAAGAACCAATTTTgcaaatctaataaatagctaaaatttttaatacaagtTTCCACTTGCTACAATGTAACCGCCCTTCCTCATGACAACTATCCCATCTACAGTGCCAATATTTTCTACATCtgaaatatatcaaattaaagtaGAGAGATACAGTCCACCTCCAATGACAAAATTTCACATTGAATTCGTACATCATGTAGACCAAAAATGGCCAAAAAGATTCACAGCCAACTTCTTTGACTTATGATCTTATTCCATCAAGTAGGTAACGTTCTAAGCAAGCGAAGAGCACGCATCCATTGCGATCTTTGTGAAAGCACAAGTTTCCTCAACACTGGAATGGCTCCAGCCGCTATAATTGCTGCATGGTTTTCGCTGTCCATGCTTAGATTATAGAGTATTGCTAAACTGGCTTCCACAGCTCGGTCACTGCCATTTTCCATCAGCTTCACCAATGGAAAAATTCCTCCCTCAGAGGCGACGGCTCTGGTTGAATCTATCATCCCTTCagatattattttgttcagCTCTAAAACAGCGGCTTCCTGGACTTCAGGGGAAAATGAACTTTTGATCTGTTCTATCAACCTTGGAATCGTTTCATAAAGAGCCACTTCCATATTAATTGGATTCTCAAAGTCTGAATTTTGACCAGATAGGCTGCCGAGTTTAACAAGGCAAGCAGCAACCCACTCTTTGTTCTGAAGAGGAATGCTAGATATGAGGACTGCATG encodes:
- the LOC105159891 gene encoding probable NAD(P)H dehydrogenase subunit CRR3, chloroplastic, which codes for MAILNCHSIAKPQILASSAQPNESSSPSLSPHPNLKPPIRLQKANSRKLQEKVYQKQGPQQPSVLEIERAIGAGIFRDRDTNSEAEEKESMFDNMLRKSVGKSEGSVEKKLRETGEWLIERTERTSRSAGKQILMGMFVWMIPVWIFAFTVASGMVQLPFDIPFLEDLIS
- the LOC105159900 gene encoding putative clathrin assembly protein At2g01600: MGTLQTWRKAYGALKDHTKVGLAHVNSDXXDVDVAIVKATNHVEHPPKDRHLRKIMVATSAIRPRADVAYCIHALARRLAKTHNWTVALKTLIVIHRTLREGDPVFREELLNFQQRGRVLQMSNFKDDSSPIAWDCSAWVRAYGLFLEERLECFRVLKYDIEAERLPRPAQGQDKGYSRTRDLMGEELLDQLPALQQLLYRLVGCQPEGAAVGNYMIQYALALVLKESFKIYCAINDGIINLVDKFFEMPRHEAIKALDIYKRAGQQADGLSDFYEVCKGLELARNFQFPVLREPPQSFLVTMEEYIREAPRMVSVPSEVLEYPERLMLTYNQEDVPSPSNDTKVSEEEPRLPPSDEGAVSTAEAAVPQPPPANLYTDDLLGLNWTTQDASVIEESNTLALAIVPSETTPFESNVSQPNFDPTGWELALVTTPSINLSSVQEKQLVGGLDSLTLESLYDEGAYRASQQPIYGAPAPNPFEVGDPFAMSDTVAMPPAVQTVAVSQHQNNPFAPFQPAYPQAQQQQQLLMGPQNPFGDAGFVAFPVEPSVHPQTTNPFGSTGLP